Within Dysgonomonas sp. HDW5A, the genomic segment AGATGATGTACGGTCCGCATTCTCGTATATCATATTATGTATAGCCTTGCCTAAAGAGATTGCATATTCGGTTTCTAAAATTGATGCGTCAAAACTATCTATAGTCAATGCATTAACTATGATATTCGGAAACTCTTTTAGTTGAATACTGTCTTTCTCATTAAAGCCTTTCTTTAATAGAATTAAATTAGGTCTGAACTTTTCATAGTCAACGCTATCAGGTAATAATTTCTTATCTACAGGGTTAATCAACAATTCGAATGGTATGTCATTACGTACTTCAACACTTGCAGGGTATGAAACGACAGCAATTCCCTTTACATTAAACGATTGGTCTTTTGAATCCTCTAAACTCATTGTATGCAACTGAACCAGACCCCAGATTACAGCAGCAAATACAAATACAAAAATTACATTTTTTCTCATCTTACAAATTTATTAAATATTATCGATCTCTAACCGAGTCAATTTATTCAAATTGTTTTTGTTCTTTTTAGCTTATCATTTTCACAGAAATAGAAGATGACACAAAAACTCTTTTTTGAGACAAAGCATCATAAATTGCCTCATTCAAAGCAACGCTTACAATTCCATAGTCTTCGTTCAATACCCATGCACGTATTACAATATCAAAATTCCCATTATTGATATTGGTTATTCCGACAAATGGAGATGGAGCTTTCAGTATCTTCTCATTCTGATTTACAACATCTGCCAATACAGCTTTAAGCTCATCAATATTATTACCGTAGTTAATATTAAGAGTTATGTCAACCCTTCTGTTTTCCTGAGTAGAATAATTGGTTATACTTCCTGTCGAAAGTGGTCCGTTAGGAATATAAATAGTACGTCCATCGGCCGTAAGGAGTATAGTATAAAGGATACCAATTTCCATTACAACACCATCCATACCCTGAACCAAGATCCGATCATTCAATTTAAAAGGTTTATTCATCAGAATCATAATTCCTCCCGCAAAATTCGAGAGGTTATCTTTCATAGCCATACCAATGGCAAGTCCACCGGCTGCAATAATAGCAGCTAAAGACGTTGTCGGGATACCGAGAATACCAATAATAGCCACCACTAATATCACTCTTAGCAAAGTATTTACCAGGCTGTTTATAAATGTCGACACAGCACCATCCACCTGCTTTCGGCTCAGGAGTTTCCTCACCAATTTACGTAGCCAAGAGATAACCCAGGACCCTATAAAATATACAATGACAGCACCAATCAACTTTTCTCCCAATCCAACTAAACGCTCTAACAATCCTTGAACCAGAGGTTGCAGAGAAGAAGTACTAATCTGCTCAATACTTTGCAATAAAACCAGACCTAACATAAAAACTTATTATATTTTAAATTATTATTAACTGATATAAATCATACAAATATAATAAAAACCATTATTTCCATATCTATAAAGTCCAAACTAACAAAGTAATATCTCTAATCTAAGACCGAATCAGAGATATCCAGAGCTCAAGCAAACTGTATTTTTTTGATTTGATTCGCAGATTATTTCGTTATATTTGCACTAGATCAAAGCTTTATAATAAATATATGACATCCGCCAACTTATCGCTTTGGTTGGTGTTATAAAGAGATCAAGATAATAACAATTTATCGGTATAGAGCCGATTATATAGCATAGCAGTCATGGAAAATACAGATAGATTTTTAGGCCTAATAAAAAGCAGCATCAGCACCAACTGGGACAAGCCTGCTTTTAGTGATTATAATGGAAGTACTCTGCTATTTAAAGATTTTGCTCAGAAAATAGCAGAATTACATATCATTTTTGAAACTATAGAAGTACAGAAAGGTGATAAAATTGCACTTTGTGGTCGCAATTGTACCAATTGGGCAGTAACTTTTTTTGCTGCTATGAGCTATGGCGCAGTCGTAACTACCATCTTACATGATTTTGACGGAGAAAGCATCCACAATATTGTTAATCATTGCGATGCCAAAGTTTTTTTTGTAGGAGAACATGTTTGGGATAAGGTAGACCCTTTAAAAATTCCAAATGTAAAGACTATTATCACCATAGAAGATTATGCTATTCAAAAATCACGCTCTCAAGCACTCAATCAGGTGTGTGATAACCTAAGCATTGTATTCAAAAATAAATATCCCAAAGGATTTTCTCAAAACGATTTAATATTTCATCAGGAGCAGCCCGAAGAGATGGCTCTTATCAATTATACATCGGGAACCACAAGCAAACCTAAGGGTGTTATGATTCCTTATCGCAGCTTATGGTCTAATACTAAATTTGCAATCGAAAGTATCTCGTTTGTTAAGCCGGGAGATGGTATCGTGAGTATGCTGCCAATGGCACACATGTATGGTTTGGCTTTCGAGATACTATTATCTGTCGCCAAAGGATGTCATGTACATTTCCTTACCCGCTTGCCTTCACCACAAATAATAATGAGTGCATTCGAGAAGGTTAAACCAACTCTCATTATTGCCGTGCCTTTAATTATAGAGAAAATAATTGTGTCTAAAGTCTTTACCGAACTGAATAAGCAACCGACAAAGACTCTTATAAAAATTCCTTTTATCAGAGAGAAAATATTCTCTAAGGTTAAAGACAAACTAATCTCGGTTTTTGGAGGTCAGGTTGTAGAAATAGTAGTAGGAGGAGCAGCATTAGACAGTGAAGTCGGTAAATTTCTTTCCCGTATTAAATTCCCTTATACGGTTGGATACGGTATGACCGAATGCGGACCGCTTATTTCGTACGATTTCTGGGAAACCTACCGTGCAACATCTTGTGGAAAGCCTGTTGACCGAATGGAAGTAAAAATTGACTCTACTGACCCTCAAAACATAACAGGTGAAATTATGGTGAGAGGTACTAATACAATGCTGGGATATTATAAAAATCCCGAAGCAACAGCAGATGTATTGGCTTCTGACGGATGGCTTAGAACCGGAGATCTCGGAGTGATGGACGAAAGTCAATATGTTTACATAAAAGGAAGATCTAAAACAATGATATTAGGACCTTCCGGTCAAAATATATATCCCGAAGAAATAGAACAGTTATTAAATAACACCCATTATGTAGCCGAATCATTAATTGTTGAACGAGAGGGAAGATTGCATGCTCTGATTTTTCCTGATCAAGATGCAATACAAGCCAGTCACTCTAAAGAAAGCATAGAAAATCTTTTGAAAGCGGAAATAACTAATCTCAACAAACGTCTGCCTAAATACAGCCAGATTGCAGACTATACAATACAAAAAGTTGAGTTTGATAAAACACCCAAAAGAAGTATCAAACGCTTTTTATATAAATAATTGTGCTAACTGATATAAATTAAGGTCTAAGGTCTTTTTATTACTTTAGTAAGCATAACCTTAGCAACTTGTTATAATTAATATATGTAATTAAATACTTTTATTAACTTACTATCAGACAAGAAAGCCTGAGTTAGGAGAAACCTGGCAAGTAACAAACACTAAGATTTTATTGTTGCGATCGATAAATGAGTTGTTTTGCGAACAACACCATAATTAATTCATCCTCAACATGAGTGGTATTTTAAATTACTAACCTATGAATGATTACGATCTGCAAACCAATAAAACAGACTTATATTGATTTTATAAGAAAACAATATATGACACAAAACAAACACAATACTATTTTTCACTTTATTCACTCAAGGACTAATCAATATTATGGAAGAAGTAATTAATCCTTTATCAAATAACGCAATAAAAAATATTCTCCAAACCGCTCAAGCACTTATCGGGCGTAGTACTATAGCTTTAGAGCGAGAGTTTCCTCGATCGAGACGAAAGCATGCAGATTCTAATAGCTATTTTATAAAATACAAAGACTCTTCTATCATTTGGATACCCAATATCTTTAATGTCTGTGACATGAGCCTCGTACAATTCCATCATTTAATAGATGTACAGAGTTGCTGCAAGCTATGTAACAATACCATGGAGACATTAAAGCCAAACCTGTGGATAGATGAAGACACTATTATTCAATGTTATACTGAAGCCTCAGGACAAAACAATTTTCTGATCGGCTGGAAATATTCATGCCTTCTTCGATAATAGACCTCTCATAATATTTGTCTGCTATAAATAAAAAACCGGAATTAATTCCGGTTTTTTATTTATTCTCTATTTTACCAAAGGTAATATCTCAATCCAATAATCGTCAGGATCATTTATAAAATACAATCCCATCTTTTGGTTTTCAAAACAAACGCAATTCATTTCTTTGTGAAACTTACGGATTTCATCATAATCACCCTGTACTCTAAAGCATAAATGACTCTCATTCTCCCCCAGTTCATATGCTTCGGGGTGATCTCTGAGCCAAGTAAGCTCTAATGAAAAGGGACTTACTCCATCCGATAAATAAACCAATATAAATGATCCGTCAGGAGCCTCTTTTCTTCTGAGCTCAGACAGACCTAATGCCTTTTGATAAAATTCGATACTACGCTCCAAATTGGTAACATTGATATTGAAGTGGTCAAATCTGCTTACTATTTTCATATCACTTTTCCTTAATTATAATTATTAGGACCATAGCCCTCTCTTTATATTTCAATAACATCGCCTCTATGCAAGGGAACAAAAACCTCAGCTTTGCATTTTTCTGCTACAACCTCTATTGCTGCCGCTTTTTCATATGCCACATCAAAATGCATGGGAATAAACAAACCTGTTGGTATTCTTTCCATAAACTGACCTGCTCCCTTCATATAATCTTTACCTAATCGAGGATCAACAGGAAACATGGCAACATCTACAAAAGGGGTCAACGCAGCGATATGATCAAGTTCTCTTAAATAAAAATCCTCAGCATCCTTTATTTCCTCCTCTGTAGATTCTTCATTCCAATGCCAGTTATTTAAATCACCGGCATGAAAGATTACTTTGTTATCCGCTTTAATTCTGAATGAAATACCTAAGTCTGTAGAACCAAAAGCATCAATCTGTAATATATCATCTACGTATTGCTCATCCTTGTCGATAAAAATTACATCTGTAGAATCCATCTTGAGTGACTTTTCGACATCCTTCGAAAATATATACGTTATATCATGTCTATTCTTTCTCCATTTAAGAATTTCCGGATTAAAATGATCGGCATGCCCATGTGAAACCAAGACATATAGCTTCTGTGGACGATGTAATAATCTATCCACTACCACCCCATGCGTCTCACTGATGGAATCCTGATAATAATCAATGATAATAGTAAAATTTTCTGCTTCAATAGCAAACCCACTATGATATATGTAAGTTAATCTCATTTTTTTATTTATTTAAGTAGCACTAAATATATATTACTACATTTTACAACTATAACTGCCTCTCGCTATTATGCTTACCAAAGCAACAAATAGGTCTGAGACCTTAATTATATATTTTTCGAGGCAACAAAATAGCATAACACTAATCTCGGAACTGATCGGATGTAGCAAAACGCACACCTCGCTCTCTTGCCTTATCATACATGATTATTGCTCGCTCGTTCTCCGGATTAATCCATGAACAACAATCTGTTAGAATAATTATTCTTTCTGCTAGATGCGGTGCCACTTCCAACATATCATTTAACGAGTTGGCGACGCAATAATCTGCTGCCTCTCCCATTATTAAAATATTATCAAACTGCTCCAACTTGGATAACAATTTCTCATTTAGTTTTGTTTCCTCACTATCCTCATACTCTACTACAGCCTTAAAAATGCTGTAATGCTCGGTAGCCTGATGCATACCTTTATAGAATAAGTCGTAATTCACACCTTCGTTAATACTCCATGAGTAAAGCGCTTTTATCAGTATCTCATTTATAGCCCAACCTTTACTGCCCTGTATACAATGAGCAGGCCATATAGTACAAACTTCGCCCTTGCCCTCCAAATCCTGAAGATATTCCAAAGCTAAATCTTCATTAAATTGAGGCATCCATTTTCCGGCTTCAACATCAGCAGCATACACTACGGTAAATAATGCAGGTGGATAACCCTCTTTGTCTTGCCAATAATGCTGATTGGCAATGTGGATAGGCTGATGAGAATCCAGGGTAAGTGCAACATAATCAATACTCGACCCATACTCTTCTATGAAAGTAGCCATTCGTCTCACATCGGCATCGGCTCCATTCACAAACAAAGCTCCTGCTGGTTGCGTAAAATCATTTTGGACATCAATGCCTAGGACGGCGGTTTTTCCTTTCATAGCTGTAGTAATTTAAGGCCTCAGACCCATTTGTTTTTAATAAACAGAGAAACACCCGATCGTTATAATTCCGATGTCATATTATCTCATTCTTAATTAACAGATTCAGAATGATGCAATAAAGATAGAAAATAATTCAAAAGCCAAGCCTTAAAACTGTACCGATTGTCGGGCTACAATATTACAGAGTTGACTGATATCATTCATACTTAATTTAAAGTCTGCATATTCAGGAGATGAATTCAAAGAATGGCAGGTTATTTCGCAACGCTCCAAGTCCTGATCAATGATCTGTTTACAGACAATAGTATTACCTAGTATTACAATCCAGAATGGATATTCATCATTATGTAATTTATCGCGCCA encodes:
- a CDS encoding MBL fold metallo-hydrolase, translated to MRLTYIYHSGFAIEAENFTIIIDYYQDSISETHGVVVDRLLHRPQKLYVLVSHGHADHFNPEILKWRKNRHDITYIFSKDVEKSLKMDSTDVIFIDKDEQYVDDILQIDAFGSTDLGISFRIKADNKVIFHAGDLNNWHWNEESTEEEIKDAEDFYLRELDHIAALTPFVDVAMFPVDPRLGKDYMKGAGQFMERIPTGLFIPMHFDVAYEKAAAIEVVAEKCKAEVFVPLHRGDVIEI
- a CDS encoding AMP-binding protein, which encodes MENTDRFLGLIKSSISTNWDKPAFSDYNGSTLLFKDFAQKIAELHIIFETIEVQKGDKIALCGRNCTNWAVTFFAAMSYGAVVTTILHDFDGESIHNIVNHCDAKVFFVGEHVWDKVDPLKIPNVKTIITIEDYAIQKSRSQALNQVCDNLSIVFKNKYPKGFSQNDLIFHQEQPEEMALINYTSGTTSKPKGVMIPYRSLWSNTKFAIESISFVKPGDGIVSMLPMAHMYGLAFEILLSVAKGCHVHFLTRLPSPQIIMSAFEKVKPTLIIAVPLIIEKIIVSKVFTELNKQPTKTLIKIPFIREKIFSKVKDKLISVFGGQVVEIVVGGAALDSEVGKFLSRIKFPYTVGYGMTECGPLISYDFWETYRATSCGKPVDRMEVKIDSTDPQNITGEIMVRGTNTMLGYYKNPEATADVLASDGWLRTGDLGVMDESQYVYIKGRSKTMILGPSGQNIYPEEIEQLLNNTHYVAESLIVEREGRLHALIFPDQDAIQASHSKESIENLLKAEITNLNKRLPKYSQIADYTIQKVEFDKTPKRSIKRFLYK
- a CDS encoding VOC family protein, with protein sequence MKIVSRFDHFNINVTNLERSIEFYQKALGLSELRRKEAPDGSFILVYLSDGVSPFSLELTWLRDHPEAYELGENESHLCFRVQGDYDEIRKFHKEMNCVCFENQKMGLYFINDPDDYWIEILPLVK
- a CDS encoding mechanosensitive ion channel family protein gives rise to the protein MLGLVLLQSIEQISTSSLQPLVQGLLERLVGLGEKLIGAVIVYFIGSWVISWLRKLVRKLLSRKQVDGAVSTFINSLVNTLLRVILVVAIIGILGIPTTSLAAIIAAGGLAIGMAMKDNLSNFAGGIMILMNKPFKLNDRILVQGMDGVVMEIGILYTILLTADGRTIYIPNGPLSTGSITNYSTQENRRVDITLNINYGNNIDELKAVLADVVNQNEKILKAPSPFVGITNINNGNFDIVIRAWVLNEDYGIVSVALNEAIYDALSQKRVFVSSSISVKMIS